Proteins encoded within one genomic window of Tolypothrix bouteillei VB521301:
- a CDS encoding right-handed parallel beta-helix repeat-containing protein, translating to MDYTQFDARQANILADSGTNNNSRSPLDFNSSPKNSGSTIDNGTQDTINTWLQGGSGDLNSIGDTKNNSINGQQINSLVGGTGNQLDSKNGNNQDLLVGGKDTLIVGEQDPLMENSKPVSSASPVALSNYSGNGTKYYVSPDGSNDNPGTVDKPWKSLNYAVSEDSPVKAGDTVLVQPGTYTELVNLEKSGDSQLGHITLKANGDVTLRDPDPVEGGFREGVIQSVGQGYWVIDGFHVENTSWAGISLRDANNMVVQNNSTYNTGSSGIIVMPDSYYQGGEQEVTSKDIKVLNNTVEKANARWKGGGGDNSIYDPLGTQESLSIWGVDGFEVAGNTVKDGTREGIDIKTGSRNGSVHNNFITGQASISGTYQGYQGGPALYIEGNRADMFNIDVYDNVVSGNTADGIVVADEVPSIGEVRDIRVYNNIVSDNGREGMNSGRGIGVTSNVRNVDILNNTVTNNVQAFEVDGSDFTGGYKTKDVLIRNNTFADSSYRNGSLEDVSNLTLDGNTFTDEFERLYDGGTGLDNFVNTNNKTVSSI from the coding sequence ATGGACTACACACAATTCGATGCGCGTCAAGCTAATATCTTGGCAGATTCCGGTACAAACAACAATTCACGCAGCCCTCTAGATTTCAACTCAAGTCCAAAGAATTCGGGTAGTACGATTGATAATGGCACGCAAGATACCATCAATACATGGCTCCAAGGTGGTTCTGGCGATCTCAACTCTATTGGCGATACCAAAAACAACTCAATCAATGGGCAACAAATTAACAGCCTCGTTGGTGGTACTGGAAATCAGTTAGATAGCAAAAATGGCAACAATCAAGACCTTCTAGTGGGAGGCAAAGATACTCTAATTGTTGGCGAACAAGACCCACTCATGGAGAACTCAAAGCCTGTATCTTCAGCTTCTCCAGTTGCTCTATCTAACTATTCTGGCAATGGAACAAAATACTATGTTTCACCAGATGGAAGTAATGATAATCCAGGCACAGTCGATAAACCCTGGAAAAGCCTTAACTATGCCGTCAGTGAAGACTCTCCAGTTAAAGCTGGCGATACTGTTTTGGTTCAACCTGGGACTTATACAGAACTAGTGAACCTTGAAAAATCTGGCGACAGTCAGCTCGGTCATATCACACTCAAAGCCAATGGCGATGTAACATTGCGCGACCCTGACCCCGTGGAAGGTGGTTTTAGAGAGGGCGTGATTCAGTCAGTAGGCCAAGGCTATTGGGTAATCGATGGCTTCCACGTTGAGAACACCTCTTGGGCAGGGATTTCTTTACGTGATGCCAACAACATGGTTGTTCAAAACAACTCTACTTACAACACTGGTTCCTCAGGAATCATCGTTATGCCTGACAGCTATTACCAAGGTGGAGAACAAGAAGTAACTAGTAAGGATATCAAAGTGCTGAATAACACCGTCGAAAAAGCCAATGCTAGATGGAAAGGTGGTGGTGGTGATAACTCTATCTATGACCCCTTAGGAACTCAAGAGTCCTTAAGCATCTGGGGTGTAGATGGCTTTGAGGTAGCAGGTAATACTGTGAAAGATGGAACACGTGAAGGGATTGATATCAAAACAGGTTCTCGCAATGGTAGTGTTCATAACAACTTTATTACAGGTCAAGCCTCAATTTCCGGTACATATCAAGGCTATCAAGGCGGTCCTGCTCTTTACATAGAAGGCAATCGTGCTGATATGTTCAATATTGATGTCTACGACAACGTCGTTAGCGGCAATACTGCTGATGGTATTGTAGTTGCAGATGAAGTTCCTAGTATTGGAGAAGTCAGAGACATCCGAGTTTATAACAACATTGTTAGTGACAATGGACGAGAAGGAATGAATTCTGGTCGAGGTATTGGCGTTACCAGTAATGTCCGTAACGTTGATATTCTCAACAATACTGTTACCAATAACGTCCAAGCCTTTGAAGTTGATGGTTCCGATTTCACTGGCGGTTATAAAACTAAAGACGTTTTGATTCGTAATAATACCTTTGCCGATAGCTCCTATCGCAACGGTTCGCTTGAAGATGTCAGCAATTTAACCTTAGATGGTAACACGTTCACTGATGAGTTTGAGAGGCTATATGATGGTGGCACTGGTCTTGACAACTTCGTAAATACCAACAACAAAACTGTGAGTTCTATATGA